Proteins encoded within one genomic window of Amycolatopsis sp. 2-15:
- a CDS encoding ABC transporter ATP-binding protein: protein MKPTTPTLYTEGLELGYGPVTVVKDLSVRIPEGKVTMIVGTNACGKSTLLRGLARLLAPSAGAVFLDGERISSLRSKDVARVLGLLPQSPTAPEGITVADLVGRGRYPHQGVFRRWNDEDDDAVARAMLATDTVELAGRPVDELSGGQRQRVWIAMALAQRTPLLLLDEPTTFLDISHQVEVLDLLADLNHNDGTTVVIVLHDLNLAARYGDHLIAMKNGSIAAEGAPGDILTAELVEDVFGMPCRIIADPVSGTPMVVPIGRHRAAAPTTQP from the coding sequence GTGAAACCGACGACACCCACCCTGTACACCGAAGGTCTCGAGCTCGGCTACGGGCCCGTGACCGTGGTGAAGGACCTCTCGGTGCGCATCCCCGAGGGCAAGGTCACCATGATCGTGGGGACCAACGCGTGCGGTAAGTCGACGCTGCTGCGCGGCCTGGCGCGCCTGCTCGCACCCTCGGCCGGTGCGGTGTTCCTCGACGGCGAGCGCATTTCCTCCTTGCGCAGCAAGGACGTCGCGCGGGTGCTCGGCCTGCTGCCGCAGTCGCCGACGGCGCCGGAGGGCATCACGGTCGCCGACCTCGTCGGCCGCGGCCGCTACCCGCACCAGGGCGTGTTCCGCCGCTGGAACGACGAGGACGACGACGCCGTGGCGCGCGCGATGCTGGCCACCGACACCGTGGAGCTCGCCGGCCGGCCCGTCGACGAGCTTTCGGGCGGGCAGCGCCAGCGCGTGTGGATCGCGATGGCGCTCGCGCAGCGCACTCCGTTGCTGCTGCTCGACGAGCCCACGACGTTCCTCGACATCAGCCACCAGGTCGAGGTGCTCGACCTGCTCGCGGACCTCAACCACAACGACGGCACCACCGTCGTGATCGTGCTCCACGACCTCAACCTCGCGGCCCGCTACGGCGATCACCTCATCGCCATGAAAAACGGGTCGATCGCCGCCGAGGGCGCTCCCGGCGACATCCTCACCGCCGAGCTCGTCGAGGACGTGTTCGGCATGCCCTGCCGGATCATCGCCGATCCCGTGTCCGGCACCCCCATGGTCGTCCCGATCGGCCGCCACCGCGCCGCTGCCCCCACCACCCAGCCCTAG
- a CDS encoding ABC transporter substrate-binding protein: MARWTKVVGVLAAATLLGACSQPANTTTSGVGDKDVATGGRLFSTADTETAKLKADVGPGVFPRTVTHALGQTKIEKAPTRVVVLDSGELDDVLALGVTPVGMATTAGQTGVPSYLADRAKGIPTIGNTDNLNLEKIASLQPDLILGSKLRANDLYPQLSKIAPTVFSIRPGFPWKENLLLVGAALGQENKAVAALNAYQKKADEVKAGIKGNPKISLLRFHSTGIRIYGDLSFIGVIFKDVGLQRPDNQHINELAKQISRERIDEANGDWIFYSSYGAGPNADEKAVTSSGLWAGLSAVKSQHAIRVSDEVWFLGLGPIGADHVLDDLKKYLG, encoded by the coding sequence ATGGCCAGATGGACCAAGGTCGTCGGCGTCCTCGCCGCCGCCACGCTCCTGGGCGCGTGCAGCCAGCCCGCCAACACGACCACCTCGGGTGTGGGGGACAAGGACGTCGCCACCGGCGGCCGCCTGTTCTCCACCGCCGACACCGAGACCGCCAAGCTGAAGGCCGACGTCGGCCCTGGCGTCTTCCCGCGCACGGTCACCCACGCGCTGGGTCAGACGAAGATCGAGAAGGCGCCCACCCGCGTGGTCGTGCTCGACAGCGGTGAGCTCGACGACGTGCTGGCGCTGGGCGTCACGCCCGTCGGCATGGCCACCACCGCCGGCCAGACCGGGGTGCCGAGCTACCTCGCAGACCGCGCCAAGGGCATCCCGACGATCGGCAACACCGACAACCTCAACCTCGAGAAGATCGCTTCGCTGCAGCCGGACCTGATCCTCGGCAGCAAGCTGCGCGCCAACGACCTGTACCCGCAGCTGTCGAAGATCGCGCCGACGGTGTTCAGCATCCGCCCGGGCTTCCCGTGGAAGGAGAACCTGCTGCTGGTGGGCGCGGCGCTGGGCCAGGAGAACAAGGCCGTGGCGGCGCTGAACGCGTACCAGAAGAAGGCCGACGAGGTGAAGGCCGGGATCAAGGGCAACCCCAAGATCTCCTTGCTGCGCTTCCACTCCACGGGCATCCGGATCTACGGCGACCTGTCGTTCATCGGTGTGATTTTCAAGGACGTCGGCCTGCAGCGGCCGGACAACCAGCACATCAACGAGCTGGCCAAGCAGATCTCGCGTGAGCGCATCGACGAGGCCAACGGCGACTGGATCTTCTACTCCAGCTACGGCGCGGGCCCGAACGCCGACGAGAAGGCCGTGACGAGCAGCGGGCTGTGGGCCGGTCTGAGCGCCGTGAAGTCGCAGCACGCCATTCGGGTCTCCGACGAGGTGTGGTTCCTCGGTCTCGGCCCGATCGGCGCCGACCACGTGCTCGACGACCTGAAGAAGTACCTCGGCTGA
- a CDS encoding aldehyde dehydrogenase family protein, translated as MIGDALDERTTIGPMVSSAHRTRVEGYIAKGKAEGGRVTTGGGRPDGRDVGWFVEPTIFADVDNSATISREEIFGPVLSVIPYADEADAVAIANDSDFGLGGTVWTTDPDRGMAVARRVETGTIGVNTYLPDPVAPYGGVKASGIGRELGPEALGNYQQFKTIYRGA; from the coding sequence GTGATCGGCGACGCGCTCGACGAGCGCACCACGATCGGCCCGATGGTCAGCTCCGCCCACCGCACCCGCGTGGAGGGCTACATCGCGAAGGGCAAGGCCGAAGGCGGCCGCGTGACCACCGGCGGCGGCCGCCCCGACGGCCGCGACGTCGGCTGGTTCGTGGAGCCGACGATCTTCGCCGACGTGGACAACTCCGCCACGATCTCACGCGAGGAGATCTTCGGGCCCGTGCTGTCGGTGATCCCCTACGCCGACGAGGCCGACGCCGTGGCCATCGCCAACGACTCCGACTTCGGGCTCGGCGGCACCGTCTGGACCACCGACCCCGACCGCGGCATGGCGGTGGCGCGCCGGGTCGAGACGGGCACCATCGGCGTCAACACCTATCTGCCCGACCCGGTCGCGCCGTACGGCGGTGTGAAGGCCAGCGGTATCGGCCGCGAGCTGGGCCCGGAGGCGCTGGGCAACTACCAGCAGTTCAAGACGATCTACCGCGGCGCCTGA
- a CDS encoding helix-turn-helix domain-containing protein translates to MLMGRSSQADAWSYELAGAFAGLYAERQDGLLPLGTLDAVQLGDVGIYDVRGTTQIVRRTSRTVRTGTVELLKICLIERGGALVEQGRRRVPLEVGDFALYDLRRPYQLTMRGAFRCAVMTFPRQALGLPDSALEAMMERPFITGSGVGQVFASCLRSTLDQREELSDGSPVRLREAAVALLAATLGSGAGLPAGHANLALRERVLDHVRVHLPDPHLSPAAVAVALHMSPRSLHRLFEDSGETFGGTVRKLRLEAVRRDLTDPLLAGRSIAAVAARWGITDQPWLSRAFRAEYGVTPSGLRRRMTGS, encoded by the coding sequence ATGCTGATGGGACGAAGCTCGCAGGCCGACGCGTGGAGTTACGAGCTCGCCGGGGCTTTCGCCGGGCTGTACGCCGAACGCCAGGACGGCCTGCTCCCGCTCGGCACTCTCGACGCGGTGCAGCTCGGTGACGTCGGGATCTACGACGTCCGCGGCACCACGCAGATCGTTCGCCGCACCTCCCGCACGGTCCGGACGGGCACCGTCGAGTTGCTGAAGATCTGCCTGATCGAACGCGGCGGCGCGCTCGTGGAGCAGGGCCGGCGGCGGGTGCCGCTGGAGGTGGGCGACTTCGCGCTCTACGACTTGCGGCGGCCGTACCAGCTGACGATGCGCGGGGCGTTTCGCTGCGCGGTGATGACCTTTCCGCGCCAGGCGCTCGGCCTGCCGGACTCCGCTCTCGAGGCGATGATGGAGCGCCCGTTCATCACCGGCAGCGGCGTGGGCCAGGTCTTCGCCTCCTGCCTGCGCAGCACGCTCGACCAGCGCGAGGAGTTGTCCGACGGCTCACCGGTACGCCTGCGTGAGGCCGCCGTGGCGCTGCTCGCGGCCACGCTCGGCAGCGGCGCCGGCCTCCCGGCGGGCCACGCGAACCTGGCACTGCGCGAGCGCGTGCTCGACCACGTCCGCGTGCACCTGCCCGACCCGCACCTGTCGCCGGCCGCGGTGGCCGTGGCTCTGCACATGTCGCCGCGCTCGCTGCACCGGCTGTTCGAGGACTCGGGCGAGACGTTCGGTGGCACCGTCCGCAAGCTGCGGCTCGAGGCCGTGCGGCGCGATCTGACCGACCCGCTGCTGGCGGGGCGCAGCATCGCGGCCGTGGCGGCGCGCTGGGGGATCACGGACCAGCCGTGGCTTTCGCGGGCGTTCCGGGCGGAGTACGGGGTGACGCCTTCGGGGCTGCGGCGGCGGATGACCGGGTCTTAG
- a CDS encoding MBL fold metallo-hydrolase, giving the protein MPAIRRNIVPLRYSDPSVVAYVRSPTDWLVSNCGWIRGRSGVLLVDTCGTERDTLDLVKDVRKYSTVEMPLTLVLTHAHGTHHNGAGVALRNGGRILAAESAVSAVRAGPQRYEDTFDYKNWGTLEAPKPEAVHAVTTPREVDLGGVVVEVVPFPGVAHTDGDLVVFEQKTGTLFTGDLLSVGSTPMALHGSIPGWLDALYWLDKTFPTVRTFVPGHGALSHPGSFPVAVLRTYLNWLLDATTPETPDFAELATIARRRWPNWSNPERHVGNLMRAHADQHGRPLQEKTALRAILDAVGGKIDLDARLGR; this is encoded by the coding sequence ATGCCCGCCATCAGGCGAAACATCGTGCCGCTCAGGTACTCCGACCCGAGCGTGGTCGCTTACGTCCGCAGTCCGACCGACTGGCTCGTGTCCAACTGCGGCTGGATCCGCGGCCGGTCCGGCGTGCTGCTGGTCGACACGTGTGGCACTGAGCGGGACACGCTCGACCTGGTCAAGGACGTCCGCAAGTACTCGACCGTCGAAATGCCGCTCACGCTCGTGCTCACCCACGCCCACGGCACGCACCACAACGGCGCCGGCGTGGCGTTGCGCAACGGCGGGCGCATCCTCGCCGCCGAGTCGGCCGTGTCCGCCGTGCGGGCGGGGCCGCAGCGGTACGAGGACACGTTCGACTACAAGAACTGGGGCACGCTCGAAGCGCCGAAACCCGAGGCCGTGCACGCCGTCACCACGCCGCGCGAGGTCGACCTCGGCGGGGTGGTCGTGGAGGTCGTGCCGTTCCCCGGCGTCGCGCACACCGACGGCGACCTGGTGGTGTTCGAGCAGAAGACCGGCACGCTGTTCACCGGCGACCTGCTCTCCGTCGGCTCCACGCCGATGGCGCTGCACGGCTCGATCCCCGGCTGGCTCGACGCGCTTTACTGGCTGGACAAGACTTTCCCGACCGTCCGCACGTTCGTGCCCGGCCACGGCGCGCTCAGCCACCCCGGCAGCTTCCCGGTCGCCGTGCTCCGCACGTATCTCAACTGGCTGCTCGACGCGACCACCCCGGAAACCCCCGACTTCGCCGAGCTGGCCACGATCGCCCGCCGCCGCTGGCCGAACTGGAGCAATCCCGAACGCCACGTCGGCAACCTCATGCGGGCGCACGCCGACCAGCACGGCCGTCCGCTTCAGGAGAAGACGGCATTGCGCGCGATCCTCGACGCGGTGGGCGGGAAGATCGACCTCGACGCGCGGCTGGGCCGGTAA
- a CDS encoding GlxA family transcriptional regulator: protein MRKIALVLFDGARLFDTAVVDEVWGARSGPGAELRRCAATKEPVELAGGAVLKPERTFAWLRTADVVVVPGLANVDAEPAPELLAALRAAHRAGAQVAGLCLGAFVLGAAGLLDGRPAATHWRFTSELARRHPSAQVDPGVLYAGGAGVWTSAGVAAGIDLCLHLVRITQGADVAAAIARAMVTAPFRSGGQAQFITVPTPPRDEEPLAAVRERAMRELRRPLTVSELASWAAMSERTFARRFVAETGTTPVRWLLDQRIARAQQLLESSDLPVAAIAGCCGFGSPVSFRQHFTRHVGVAPSRYRTDFRPATASSAASSTEVLNRAHELVRSKFHDK from the coding sequence GTGCGGAAGATCGCGCTGGTGCTGTTCGACGGGGCCCGGCTGTTCGACACGGCGGTGGTCGACGAGGTGTGGGGCGCGCGCAGCGGGCCCGGTGCCGAGCTGCGCCGGTGCGCGGCCACGAAGGAGCCCGTGGAGCTGGCGGGCGGGGCTGTGCTGAAACCCGAGCGGACGTTCGCGTGGTTGCGCACGGCGGACGTCGTCGTGGTGCCGGGCCTGGCGAACGTCGACGCCGAGCCCGCGCCGGAGCTGCTGGCCGCGTTGCGCGCCGCGCACCGGGCCGGAGCGCAGGTGGCGGGATTGTGTCTGGGCGCGTTCGTGCTGGGTGCGGCCGGGTTGCTGGACGGACGACCGGCCGCCACGCACTGGCGCTTCACGAGCGAGCTCGCGCGGCGGCATCCGTCCGCCCAGGTCGACCCCGGCGTGCTGTACGCGGGCGGCGCCGGCGTGTGGACGTCGGCGGGCGTCGCGGCCGGCATCGACCTGTGCCTGCACCTCGTGCGAATCACGCAGGGCGCGGACGTCGCGGCGGCGATCGCCCGGGCCATGGTCACGGCGCCGTTCCGCTCGGGTGGGCAGGCGCAGTTCATCACCGTGCCCACGCCGCCCCGCGACGAGGAACCGCTGGCCGCCGTGCGGGAACGCGCGATGCGGGAGCTGAGGCGACCGCTGACGGTCTCCGAACTGGCGAGCTGGGCGGCGATGTCCGAGCGCACGTTCGCGCGCCGGTTCGTGGCCGAGACGGGCACTACGCCGGTGCGCTGGCTGCTGGATCAGCGCATCGCCCGGGCGCAGCAGCTGCTGGAGAGCTCCGACCTTCCGGTCGCCGCGATCGCCGGCTGTTGCGGGTTCGGCTCACCGGTGTCGTTCCGGCAGCACTTCACCCGCCACGTCGGCGTCGCGCCCAGCCGCTACCGCACGGATTTCCGGCCGGCGACGGCGTCAAGCGCCGCGAGCAGTACCGAAGTTCTGAACCGCGCCCACGAACTGGTCCGGAGCAAGTTTCACGACAAGTGA
- a CDS encoding MBL fold metallo-hydrolase produces MTTFSLRHLGGPTSLITYGGVRFLTDPTFDEPGEYPIGNRVLVKTTGPVASPAEVGAVDAVLLSHDQHSDNLDHGGRAYLETAPLVLTTTSGAERLGGTARALPNWEHVEVGGVRVTGMPALHGPEGAESKVGEVTGFLLSAEGLPTVYVSGDNASLALVREIADRVGPVPIAVLFAGGARTPLIDDFLTLPSAAAADAAEILGAADVVPLHFQGWGHFTQGADTLAEAFAGTPTRLHLLKPGEEAEVR; encoded by the coding sequence ATGACCACTTTCTCGCTGCGCCACCTGGGCGGACCCACGTCGCTGATCACTTACGGCGGGGTGCGGTTCCTGACCGACCCGACGTTCGACGAGCCGGGGGAGTACCCGATCGGCAACCGCGTGCTCGTGAAGACGACCGGGCCGGTGGCGAGCCCCGCCGAGGTCGGCGCCGTGGACGCCGTGCTGCTCTCGCACGACCAGCATTCGGACAACCTCGACCACGGTGGCCGCGCGTACCTCGAGACGGCGCCGCTCGTCCTCACCACGACGTCCGGGGCCGAGCGTCTGGGCGGCACGGCCCGGGCGCTGCCGAACTGGGAGCACGTCGAGGTCGGCGGCGTGCGCGTGACCGGGATGCCCGCGCTGCACGGGCCGGAAGGAGCCGAGTCCAAGGTCGGCGAGGTCACCGGCTTCCTGCTGTCCGCGGAAGGCCTGCCGACGGTCTACGTCAGCGGCGACAACGCTTCGCTGGCGCTGGTCCGCGAGATCGCCGATCGCGTCGGGCCGGTGCCGATCGCCGTGCTGTTCGCGGGCGGGGCGCGCACGCCGCTGATCGACGACTTCCTCACGCTCCCGAGCGCGGCCGCCGCCGACGCCGCGGAGATCCTGGGGGCCGCCGACGTGGTGCCTCTGCACTTTCAGGGCTGGGGGCACTTCACGCAGGGCGCCGACACGCTGGCGGAGGCGTTCGCCGGCACGCCGACCCGGCTGCACCTGCTCAAGCCGGGCGAGGAAGCCGAGGTTCGCTAG
- a CDS encoding ROK family protein, with protein MSEVWAGVDIGGSKTLVVVCAADGREVASASVDSGAHLGGAAILDRAAALVLSLAPGELAGVGVGAAGVVEPETGTIVVTGDSFTGWAGTAVNAGLSARLGGVPVVTENDVNAFLLGELSTTDRHVLGVALGTGVGGALYVDGALLHGGGTGAGEIGHVGTYGPAPCTCGQTGHLEAYASGRSLARRYTEATGVSLRAEAVAAAAFAGDEAALAVYTDAGRFLGEAITHACGLLGIATAVVGGSVTNSWPLLEKPMQEALTEHPLLSGSPVEVRLARRGAKAVALGAVSLARSPRA; from the coding sequence GTGAGCGAAGTGTGGGCCGGGGTCGACATCGGCGGGTCGAAGACGCTCGTGGTCGTGTGTGCTGCCGACGGCCGGGAGGTGGCGTCGGCGTCGGTCGATTCGGGTGCGCACCTCGGTGGTGCGGCGATCCTGGACCGGGCGGCCGCGCTGGTGTTGTCGCTGGCGCCCGGCGAGCTGGCGGGGGTCGGCGTCGGCGCGGCCGGTGTCGTCGAGCCGGAGACCGGGACGATCGTGGTCACCGGCGACTCGTTCACGGGCTGGGCGGGCACGGCCGTCAACGCGGGGCTGTCCGCCCGGCTCGGCGGCGTGCCGGTGGTGACGGAGAACGACGTGAACGCGTTCCTCCTCGGCGAACTGTCCACAACGGACCGGCACGTGCTCGGCGTCGCGCTGGGCACAGGTGTCGGCGGCGCGTTGTACGTGGACGGCGCCCTGCTGCACGGTGGCGGAACCGGCGCGGGCGAGATCGGCCACGTCGGCACCTACGGGCCGGCGCCCTGCACCTGCGGGCAGACCGGGCACCTGGAGGCGTACGCGTCCGGCCGGTCCCTGGCCCGCCGCTACACCGAGGCGACGGGCGTTTCCCTGCGCGCCGAGGCCGTCGCGGCCGCCGCTTTCGCCGGCGACGAGGCCGCGCTGGCGGTGTACACCGACGCCGGGCGCTTCCTCGGCGAGGCGATCACGCACGCGTGTGGCCTGCTCGGCATCGCGACAGCCGTGGTCGGCGGTTCCGTGACGAACTCGTGGCCGCTGCTGGAGAAGCCGATGCAGGAGGCGCTGACCGAGCACCCCCTGCTGTCGGGTTCTCCCGTCGAGGTGCGGCTGGCCCGGCGTGGCGCGAAGGCCGTGGCGCTGGGCGCGGTCTCGCTCGCCCGTTCTCCGCGGGCCTAG